One Halichoerus grypus chromosome 1, mHalGry1.hap1.1, whole genome shotgun sequence genomic region harbors:
- the SELENOK gene encoding selenoprotein K, protein MVYISNGQVLDSRSQSPWRLSLITDFFWGIAEFVVLFFKTLLQQDVKKKRGYGNSSDSRYDDGRGPPGNPPRRMGRINHLRGPSPPPMAGGUGR, encoded by the exons ATGGTTTACATCTCGAATG GACAAGTATTGGACAGCCGGAGTCAGTCCCCATGGAGATTATCTTTGATAACAGATTTCTTCTGGGGAATAGCAGAGTTTGTGGTTTTGTT TTTCAAGACTCTGCTTCAGCaagatgtgaaaaagaaaagaggatatgGAAACTCCTCTGATTCCAGATATGATGATGGAAGAGG GCCACCAGGCAACCCTCCCAGAAGAATGGGTCGAATTAATCATCTACGTGGCCCTAGTCCTCCTCCAATGGCTGGTGGATGAGGAAGGTAA
- the ACTR8 gene encoding actin-related protein 8 isoform X1, whose product MTQAEKGDAENGKEKGGEKEKEQRGVKRPIVPALVPESLQEQIQSNFIVVIHPGSTTLRIGRATDTLPASIPHVIARRHKQQGQPLYKDNWLLREGLNKPESNEQRQNGLKMVDQAIWSKKMSNGTRRIPVSPEQARSYNKQMRPAILDHCSGNKWTNTSHHPEFLVGEEALYVNPLDCYNIHWPIRRGQLNIHPGPGGSLTAVLADIEVIWSHAIQKYLEIPLKDLKYYRCILLIPDIYNKQHVKELVNMILMKMGFSGIVVHQESVCATFGSGLSSTCIVDVGDQKTSVCCVEDGVSHRNTRLCLAYGGSDVSRCFYWLMQRAGFPYRECQLTNKMDCLLLQHLKETFCHLDQDISGLQDHEFQIRHPDSPALLYQFRLGDEKLQAPMALFYPATFGIVGQKMTTLQHRSQGDPEDPHDEHYLLATQSKQEQSAKATADRKSASKPIGFEGDLRGQSSDLPERLHAQEVDLGSSQGDCLMAGNESEEALTALMSRKTAISLFEGKALGLDKAILHSIDCCSSDDTKKKMYSSILVVGGGLMFHKAQEFLQHRILNKMPPSFRRIIENVDVITRPKDMDPRLIAWKGGAVLACLDTTQELWIYQREWQRFGVRMLRERAAFVW is encoded by the exons ATGACCCAGGCGGAGAAGGGGGATGCGGAGAACGGGAAGGAGAAAGgcggggagaaggaaaaggagcagCGCGGCGTGAAACGACCCATCGTGCCCGCGCTGGTGCCGGAGTCGCTGCAGGAG CAAATCCAGAGCAACTTCATTGTGGTCATACATCCAGGTTCAACAACCTTAAGGATTGGTCGAGCCACAGACACACTTCCTGCTAGCATTCCTCATGTCATTGCACGAAGACACAAACAACAAGGGCAGCCACTATACAAGGACAACTGGCTCCTAAGGGAAGGACTAAAT aaaccAGAGAGTAATGAACAAAGACAAAATGGCCTTAAAATGGTGGATCAAGCAATATGGTCTAAAAAGATGTCAAATGGCACAAGACGGATTCCTGTGTCCCCTGAACAG GCACGCTCCTACAACAAGCAGATGCGACCTGCAATTTTAGATCACTGTTCTGGAAACAAGTGGACAAACACATCTCATCACCCAGAGTTTTTGGTGGGAGAAGAG GCCTTGTACGTTAACCCATTGGACTGTTATAATATTCACTGGCCTATCAGAAGAGGTCAGTTAAATATTCACCCGGGACCTGGGGGCTCTCTTACGGCTGTTCTGGCGGATATTGAAGTAATATGGTCTCACGCAATCCAAAAATACTTGGAAATCCCCCTGAAAGATTTAAAG taTTATAGATGTATCTTGTTAATTCCTGATATCTATAATAAACAGCATGTGAAAGAATTAGTGAATATGATCCTAATGAAGATGGGTTTTTCAG GGATTGTGGTCCATCAAGAGTCTGTGTGTGCCACCTTTGGAAGTGGTTTAAGCAGCACTTGTATTGTGGATGTTGGAGACCAGAAGACAAGTGTGTGCTGTGTGGAGGATGGGGTCTCTCATCGGAATACTCG GCTCTGTCTGGCCTATGGGGGGTCTGACGTGTCAAGGTGTTTCTACTGGCTGATGCAGCGAGCCGGGTTCCCTTACCGAGAATGCCAGCTAACAAATAAAATGGATTGTCTTCTTCTGCAGCACCTTAAAGAAACTTTCTGTCATTTAGATCAG GACATTTctggacttcaggatcatgagttTCAGATTCGACATCCAGATTCCCCTGCCCTGCTTTACCAGTTTCGATTAGGAGATGAAAAACTCCAG GCCCCAATGGCTTTGTTTTACCCAGCAACTTTTGGAATTGTTGGCCAGAAAATGACAACTTTGCAGCACAGATCTCAGGGAGACCCTGAGGATCCTCATGATGAGCATTACCTGCTGGCCACGCAGAGCAAGCAGGAACAG TCTGCCAAAGCTACTGCTGACCGAAAGTCTGCATCCAAACCCATTGGATTTGAAGGGGATCTTCGTGGCCAGTCTTCTGATCTTCCAGAAAGACTCCATGCCCAGGAGGTAGATTTGGGATCCTCCCAGGGAGACTGTCTGATGGCTGGCAATGAATCTGAGGAGGCTCTCACAGCACTGATGTCCAGGAAGACTGCCATCTCTCTGTTTGAAGGGAAAGCCCTGGGCCTGGATAAAGCCATTCTTCACAGCATCGACTGCTGTT CATCTGATGATACCAAAAAGAAGATGTACAGTTCCATCCTCGTGGTGGGAGGTGGTTTGATGTTTCATAAAGCTCAAGAATTTCTGCAGCACAGAATTCTCAACAAAATGCCACCTTCATTCAGGCGAATTATTGAGAATGTGGATGTGATCACAAGGCCCAAG GATATGGATCCCCGGCTGATTGCATGGAAAGGAGGGGCCGTGTTGGCTTGTTTGGACACCACACAGGAACTGTGGATTTATCAGAGAGAATGGCAGCGCTTTGGTGTCCGCATGTTACGAGAGCGAGCTGCTTTTGTCTGGTGA
- the ACTR8 gene encoding actin-related protein 8 isoform X2, with product MVDQAIWSKKMSNGTRRIPVSPEQARSYNKQMRPAILDHCSGNKWTNTSHHPEFLVGEEALYVNPLDCYNIHWPIRRGQLNIHPGPGGSLTAVLADIEVIWSHAIQKYLEIPLKDLKYYRCILLIPDIYNKQHVKELVNMILMKMGFSGIVVHQESVCATFGSGLSSTCIVDVGDQKTSVCCVEDGVSHRNTRLCLAYGGSDVSRCFYWLMQRAGFPYRECQLTNKMDCLLLQHLKETFCHLDQDISGLQDHEFQIRHPDSPALLYQFRLGDEKLQAPMALFYPATFGIVGQKMTTLQHRSQGDPEDPHDEHYLLATQSKQEQSAKATADRKSASKPIGFEGDLRGQSSDLPERLHAQEVDLGSSQGDCLMAGNESEEALTALMSRKTAISLFEGKALGLDKAILHSIDCCSSDDTKKKMYSSILVVGGGLMFHKAQEFLQHRILNKMPPSFRRIIENVDVITRPKDMDPRLIAWKGGAVLACLDTTQELWIYQREWQRFGVRMLRERAAFVW from the exons ATGGTGGATCAAGCAATATGGTCTAAAAAGATGTCAAATGGCACAAGACGGATTCCTGTGTCCCCTGAACAG GCACGCTCCTACAACAAGCAGATGCGACCTGCAATTTTAGATCACTGTTCTGGAAACAAGTGGACAAACACATCTCATCACCCAGAGTTTTTGGTGGGAGAAGAG GCCTTGTACGTTAACCCATTGGACTGTTATAATATTCACTGGCCTATCAGAAGAGGTCAGTTAAATATTCACCCGGGACCTGGGGGCTCTCTTACGGCTGTTCTGGCGGATATTGAAGTAATATGGTCTCACGCAATCCAAAAATACTTGGAAATCCCCCTGAAAGATTTAAAG taTTATAGATGTATCTTGTTAATTCCTGATATCTATAATAAACAGCATGTGAAAGAATTAGTGAATATGATCCTAATGAAGATGGGTTTTTCAG GGATTGTGGTCCATCAAGAGTCTGTGTGTGCCACCTTTGGAAGTGGTTTAAGCAGCACTTGTATTGTGGATGTTGGAGACCAGAAGACAAGTGTGTGCTGTGTGGAGGATGGGGTCTCTCATCGGAATACTCG GCTCTGTCTGGCCTATGGGGGGTCTGACGTGTCAAGGTGTTTCTACTGGCTGATGCAGCGAGCCGGGTTCCCTTACCGAGAATGCCAGCTAACAAATAAAATGGATTGTCTTCTTCTGCAGCACCTTAAAGAAACTTTCTGTCATTTAGATCAG GACATTTctggacttcaggatcatgagttTCAGATTCGACATCCAGATTCCCCTGCCCTGCTTTACCAGTTTCGATTAGGAGATGAAAAACTCCAG GCCCCAATGGCTTTGTTTTACCCAGCAACTTTTGGAATTGTTGGCCAGAAAATGACAACTTTGCAGCACAGATCTCAGGGAGACCCTGAGGATCCTCATGATGAGCATTACCTGCTGGCCACGCAGAGCAAGCAGGAACAG TCTGCCAAAGCTACTGCTGACCGAAAGTCTGCATCCAAACCCATTGGATTTGAAGGGGATCTTCGTGGCCAGTCTTCTGATCTTCCAGAAAGACTCCATGCCCAGGAGGTAGATTTGGGATCCTCCCAGGGAGACTGTCTGATGGCTGGCAATGAATCTGAGGAGGCTCTCACAGCACTGATGTCCAGGAAGACTGCCATCTCTCTGTTTGAAGGGAAAGCCCTGGGCCTGGATAAAGCCATTCTTCACAGCATCGACTGCTGTT CATCTGATGATACCAAAAAGAAGATGTACAGTTCCATCCTCGTGGTGGGAGGTGGTTTGATGTTTCATAAAGCTCAAGAATTTCTGCAGCACAGAATTCTCAACAAAATGCCACCTTCATTCAGGCGAATTATTGAGAATGTGGATGTGATCACAAGGCCCAAG GATATGGATCCCCGGCTGATTGCATGGAAAGGAGGGGCCGTGTTGGCTTGTTTGGACACCACACAGGAACTGTGGATTTATCAGAGAGAATGGCAGCGCTTTGGTGTCCGCATGTTACGAGAGCGAGCTGCTTTTGTCTGGTGA